The following is a genomic window from Pseudomonas sp. FP2335.
ATGCCATGGCGACCTTGATCGGCGCGCACCGCGGGCGGGCAATCTGGCGTGACTACCTGGAGCTGACCAAGCCGAAAGTGGTGGTGCTGATGCTCATCACCTCGCTGGTGGGGATGTTCCTTGCGACCCGCGCCGGGGTGCCGTGGACGGTGCTGGTATTCGGCAACCTGGGGATCGCCCTGTGTGCGGGCGGTGCGGCGGCGGTCAACCATGTGGTGGACCGGCGTATCGATGCCGTGATGGCGCGCACCCATAAACGACCGCTGGCAGAGGGGCGTGTGTCGCCCTTGGCGGCGCTGGCCTTTGCATTGTTGCTGGCGGTGGCCGGGTTGGCGCTGTTGCTGGCGTTCACCAACCCACTGGCGGCGTGGCTGACGCTGGCTTCGCTGTTGGGCTACGCCGTGATCTACACCGGTTTTCTCAAGCGTGCGACGCCGCAGAACATTGTGATCGGCGGTCTCGCGGGGGCGGCGCCGCCGTTGCTGGGCTGGGTGGCTGTCACCGGGCATGTCAGCGCCGAGCCGTTGTTGCTGGTGCTGATCATCTTCGCCTGGACCCCGCCGCACTTCTGGGCCCTGGCTATCCATCGCAAGGAAGAGTACGCCAAGGCCGACATTCCCATGCTGCCGGTCACTCACGGCGAGCA
Proteins encoded in this region:
- the cyoE gene encoding heme o synthase; translation: MATLIGAHRGRAIWRDYLELTKPKVVVLMLITSLVGMFLATRAGVPWTVLVFGNLGIALCAGGAAAVNHVVDRRIDAVMARTHKRPLAEGRVSPLAALAFALLLAVAGLALLLAFTNPLAAWLTLASLLGYAVIYTGFLKRATPQNIVIGGLAGAAPPLLGWVAVTGHVSAEPLLLVLIIFAWTPPHFWALAIHRKEEYAKADIPMLPVTHGEHYTKVHILLYTFALLAVSLMPYVIHMSGLLYLACALVLGGRFLHWALVLYRGGRPHAAINTFKYSIWYLLLLFIALLLDHYLLLNL